From a single Mycolicibacterium mengxianglii genomic region:
- a CDS encoding AEC family transporter produces the protein MLAVLEAFAVITIIIAVGAVVGRTGVLGDNARMVLNRVAFHVGVPALLLLSLADSTPSQVFSLPLLVSAVATLMMFGAYFAIATAVLRRRRSEAGIGAWAASWVNSGNLGIPLSAYVLGSTTEVSVLIVFQTVVLVPLGVAIINSDGRDGGSVRSQLKDFLTNPIIIASAIGMTLAMTGITLPRAIHEPLDLLADLAIPTVLLAFGMALVTRTERHGEDHRIDLVLAVVSKVLLMPALAFVLARWVFSAPAEQVAVITVLAALPSAQNLNTYAEVFGRGQSLARDATLVTTIASVPVIAIIAALMGL, from the coding sequence GTGCTGGCGGTGCTGGAGGCCTTCGCCGTCATCACGATCATCATCGCCGTCGGTGCTGTCGTCGGCCGCACCGGTGTCCTGGGTGACAACGCGCGTATGGTGCTCAACCGGGTCGCCTTCCATGTCGGGGTTCCGGCGCTGCTGCTCCTCTCGCTGGCAGATTCGACTCCCTCGCAGGTCTTTTCACTGCCGTTGCTGGTCTCAGCGGTGGCCACCCTGATGATGTTCGGCGCGTACTTCGCCATCGCGACCGCGGTGCTGCGCCGTCGCCGCAGCGAAGCCGGTATCGGGGCGTGGGCGGCGTCCTGGGTCAATTCGGGCAACCTCGGCATCCCGTTGAGCGCCTACGTCTTGGGGAGCACCACCGAGGTGTCGGTGCTGATCGTCTTCCAGACCGTGGTGCTGGTACCGCTGGGCGTGGCGATCATCAACTCCGACGGCCGCGACGGGGGCTCGGTGAGGTCCCAGCTCAAGGACTTCCTCACCAACCCGATCATCATCGCCAGCGCCATCGGCATGACCCTGGCGATGACCGGGATCACCCTGCCCCGGGCCATCCATGAGCCGCTGGATCTGTTGGCCGACCTGGCGATCCCCACCGTGTTGCTCGCCTTCGGGATGGCCCTGGTCACCCGGACCGAGCGGCACGGCGAGGACCACCGCATCGATCTGGTCCTGGCGGTGGTATCCAAGGTCCTGCTGATGCCGGCGCTGGCGTTCGTCCTGGCCCGCTGGGTTTTCAGCGCCCCGGCCGAGCAGGTCGCGGTCATCACGGTGCTTGCCGCCCTGCCGTCGGCGCAGAACCTCAATACCTACGCCGAGGTGTTCGGCCGCGGCCAGTCCCTGGCCCGGGACGCCACCTTGGTCACCACGATCGCCTCGGTACCGGTCATCGCCATCATCGCCGCGCTCATGGGGCTCTGA
- a CDS encoding acyl-CoA dehydrogenase family protein: protein MPVCRGRRSLVASFSTEFTFTDEQDQLRRAVRKFCADNFDEQSVRRLMDSDPPFDARAWQRLGSELGVLGLAVPEEAGGAGGTLVDQAIAVEELGASLACGPVFGTVFLAIPALVAAAAGPVRDALLAELVEGRRTAAFAVPEQACEFDATAVSITAADTADGPALTGTVGRVVDAGAADELLVAATGPDGVALYAVDAAGPGVERTPLATLDLTRPQARVQLTGAPARLVAAPEEAERVITQALHVGATLLAVEQVGVAAHLLDLGVDYAKARLQFGRPIGSFQAVKHRLADMLIDAEHARSTAYHAAWALADGSDDPALASSIAQATCSAAAAKIAADTIQTLGGIGFTWEHQTHLYFKRATTDAALLGSAEQHRNRVAAMVLDTASADRAPRVAAG, encoded by the coding sequence ATGCCGGTATGCCGTGGAAGGAGATCCCTCGTGGCTAGTTTCTCGACAGAGTTCACGTTCACCGATGAGCAGGACCAACTGCGGCGAGCGGTGCGTAAGTTCTGCGCCGACAACTTCGACGAGCAGTCGGTGCGACGGCTGATGGACTCCGACCCGCCGTTCGACGCCAGGGCCTGGCAGCGCCTCGGCAGCGAACTCGGGGTGCTCGGTCTCGCCGTGCCCGAGGAAGCCGGTGGCGCCGGCGGCACCCTGGTCGACCAGGCGATCGCCGTCGAGGAACTGGGCGCATCGCTGGCCTGCGGGCCGGTGTTCGGCACCGTCTTCCTGGCGATTCCGGCGCTGGTCGCCGCAGCAGCCGGACCCGTGCGGGACGCGCTGCTGGCCGAGCTCGTGGAGGGCCGGCGCACCGCCGCCTTTGCCGTCCCCGAGCAGGCCTGCGAATTCGACGCCACGGCAGTGTCGATCACCGCGGCGGACACCGCTGACGGACCTGCGCTGACGGGCACGGTCGGGCGGGTGGTCGATGCCGGCGCCGCGGACGAGCTGCTGGTGGCCGCGACCGGTCCCGACGGCGTCGCCTTGTATGCCGTCGATGCGGCCGGCCCCGGCGTGGAACGCACCCCGCTGGCCACCCTCGACCTGACGCGGCCGCAGGCCAGGGTCCAATTAACCGGTGCTCCGGCCCGATTGGTGGCGGCACCCGAGGAGGCCGAGCGGGTGATCACCCAGGCGCTGCACGTCGGTGCCACACTGCTGGCGGTCGAGCAGGTGGGCGTCGCGGCGCATCTGCTGGACCTGGGCGTCGACTATGCGAAGGCCCGGCTGCAGTTCGGTCGGCCCATCGGCTCATTCCAAGCCGTCAAGCATCGGCTTGCCGACATGTTGATCGACGCCGAGCATGCACGTTCGACGGCCTATCACGCGGCTTGGGCACTGGCCGACGGCTCCGACGATCCGGCGCTGGCGTCGAGCATCGCGCAGGCGACGTGTTCGGCTGCGGCGGCCAAGATCGCCGCCGACACCATCCAGACCCTCGGCGGTATCGGTTTCACCTGGGAACACCAGACACATCTGTACTTCAAGCGCGCCACCACCGACGCCGCCCTGCTGGGATCGGCTGAGCAGCACCGCAACCGGGTGGCGGCCATGGTGCTCGACACCGCCTCAGCGGATCGGGCGCCCCGGGTCGCGGCCGGCTGA
- a CDS encoding acyl-CoA dehydrogenase family protein, translating into MSTTADEDRVADLARQVVQQHDPKSAPIREYLGACYDAGLAWVHFPEGMGGLGVSRGLQAVADRILQGAGGPVPLGLNPMGYGMAAPTVREHAQTDEVKRRLLRPLATTEDIWCQLFSEPGAGSDLAGLATSAVKDGDDWVINGQKVWTSLAHRARWGLLLARTDPDVPKHKGLTYFVLDMHAPGVETRPLRQMTGQAEFNEVYMTDARIPDSMRLGAVGNGWGVAMTTLMNERSALGASGSRRGAGTIADATALWASRPELQTPVLRDRLTQLWLRAEAQRLTSERSRAAATVGGPGPEGSVGKLVGAELNQHIYQWCMDFLGAEGVLYHTYELQDEGDGADWRGPVQQRFLRSRANTIEGGTSDVMRNILGERVLGLPGDLRADAGMPWKEIPRG; encoded by the coding sequence ATGAGCACCACAGCAGACGAAGATCGGGTCGCCGATCTCGCCCGGCAGGTCGTGCAGCAGCATGACCCCAAGTCGGCCCCCATCCGCGAGTACCTCGGTGCGTGTTACGACGCCGGCCTGGCCTGGGTGCACTTCCCCGAGGGCATGGGCGGCCTCGGTGTCTCCCGCGGCCTGCAAGCCGTCGCCGACCGCATTCTGCAGGGCGCGGGTGGCCCGGTGCCGTTGGGACTCAACCCGATGGGTTACGGCATGGCCGCGCCGACGGTCCGTGAGCACGCCCAGACCGACGAGGTGAAACGCCGACTGCTGCGGCCCCTGGCCACCACCGAGGACATCTGGTGCCAGCTGTTCTCCGAACCCGGGGCGGGCTCCGACCTGGCCGGGTTGGCCACCTCCGCCGTGAAAGACGGAGACGATTGGGTGATCAACGGGCAGAAGGTGTGGACCAGCCTGGCGCACCGGGCGCGCTGGGGCCTGCTGCTGGCCCGCACCGACCCCGACGTGCCCAAGCACAAGGGGCTGACCTACTTCGTTCTGGACATGCACGCGCCGGGCGTCGAGACCCGACCGCTGCGCCAGATGACCGGTCAGGCGGAATTCAACGAGGTCTACATGACCGATGCCCGCATCCCGGACAGCATGCGGCTCGGTGCGGTCGGTAACGGCTGGGGCGTCGCGATGACGACGCTGATGAACGAGCGCAGTGCGCTCGGGGCCAGTGGATCCCGCCGCGGGGCAGGCACCATCGCCGACGCCACCGCCCTGTGGGCGTCACGGCCGGAACTGCAGACCCCCGTCCTGCGCGACCGGCTGACCCAGCTGTGGTTGCGCGCCGAGGCCCAGCGCCTCACCTCGGAGCGCTCCCGGGCGGCAGCCACCGTCGGCGGGCCCGGACCGGAAGGCTCGGTCGGCAAGCTCGTCGGCGCCGAGCTGAACCAGCACATCTACCAGTGGTGCATGGATTTCCTTGGCGCAGAGGGGGTTCTCTACCACACCTATGAGCTCCAGGATGAGGGCGACGGGGCGGATTGGCGGGGGCCAGTACAGCAGCGTTTCCTGCGCAGCCGCGCGAACACCATCGAAGGCGGCACCTCCGATGTCATGCGCAACATCCTCGGTGAGCGGGTCCTGGGACTGCCCGGTGATCTTCGCGCTGATGCCGGTATGCCGTGGAAGGAGATCCCTCGTGGCTAG
- a CDS encoding mechanosensitive ion channel family protein, with protein MPEEIELESATSLAVTFAWVAGAVAIAYVLGLVLPWLLRRLGRRSAAVNDVAVLTRTPVRALLMLTAATIAIRRFAEPDASWRSWVDHTLVIAIIAAVTWLAASLVRVAERRVFARFGGGDEGLSDADRQRRRVLTQVTTVRRLVIAIITVLGVAAALMTFPAFANIGTTLFASAGVLSVVAGLAAQTSLGSVFAGMQIAFSGAIRVGDVVVLEEEWGRIEEITLTYVVVQLWDQRRLVLPTTYFTTTPFENWTRNATELLGTVELDVDFTVPLDAMRTELQRRLEESELWDGRMGVVQVTDAVGGVVRVRMLVSAPNASALFDLRCVVREAMVEWLQRTDRGALPRQRLEGMPPRPAPQPRTHRPSTNGQPKAAAGVFSGSQEGEQRAREFEKGAVAVDERIDWRSEDQMPRGYDGD; from the coding sequence ATGCCCGAAGAAATCGAGCTCGAATCCGCAACATCCCTGGCTGTGACGTTCGCGTGGGTGGCTGGTGCAGTTGCCATCGCCTATGTGCTGGGCCTGGTTCTACCTTGGCTGCTGCGCCGGCTGGGACGTCGTAGCGCCGCTGTCAACGACGTCGCGGTGCTGACCCGAACACCGGTGCGCGCCCTGCTGATGCTGACCGCCGCCACCATCGCCATACGACGCTTTGCCGAACCCGACGCCAGTTGGCGGTCGTGGGTGGATCACACACTGGTGATCGCGATCATCGCGGCGGTCACCTGGCTGGCGGCCAGCCTGGTGCGGGTCGCAGAACGGCGGGTGTTCGCCAGGTTCGGCGGTGGTGACGAAGGGCTGAGCGACGCCGATCGGCAACGCCGACGGGTGCTCACCCAGGTCACCACCGTCCGGCGTCTGGTGATCGCGATCATCACGGTGCTGGGAGTGGCAGCCGCGCTGATGACATTCCCGGCGTTCGCCAATATCGGCACCACGCTGTTCGCCTCTGCCGGGGTGTTGTCCGTGGTCGCCGGCCTGGCGGCCCAGACCTCACTCGGATCGGTCTTCGCCGGGATGCAGATCGCGTTCTCCGGTGCCATCCGGGTCGGTGACGTGGTGGTCCTGGAAGAGGAATGGGGCCGCATCGAGGAGATCACCCTCACCTATGTCGTCGTCCAGCTGTGGGATCAGCGCCGGCTGGTGCTGCCCACCACCTACTTCACCACCACGCCGTTCGAGAACTGGACCCGTAACGCCACGGAACTGCTCGGCACCGTGGAGCTCGACGTCGACTTCACCGTTCCGCTTGATGCCATGCGCACCGAACTCCAACGTCGGCTCGAGGAGAGCGAACTGTGGGACGGCCGCATGGGCGTGGTGCAGGTGACCGACGCGGTGGGCGGCGTGGTTCGGGTGCGCATGCTCGTCAGCGCCCCCAATGCCAGTGCCCTCTTCGATCTCAGGTGCGTCGTCCGAGAAGCGATGGTGGAGTGGCTGCAACGCACCGACCGCGGCGCGCTCCCACGTCAGCGACTCGAGGGGATGCCACCGCGGCCGGCGCCCCAGCCCCGTACCCACCGCCCGTCGACGAACGGACAGCCGAAAGCCGCCGCGGGTGTGTTCAGCGGCAGCCAGGAAGGTGAGCAGCGCGCCCGCGAGTTCGAGAAGGGCGCCGTCGCCGTCGACGAGCGCATCGACTGGCGGTCCGAGGACCAGATGCCGCGCGGCTACGACGGGGACTGA
- a CDS encoding CaiB/BaiF CoA transferase family protein — translation MSGVRVLEVAQFTFVPAAGAILADWGADVIKVEHPVRGDTQRGFINMGGFQLDPDRHPLIEHPNRGKRSVGVDVSTPGGQEVLYEIAKTADVFLTNYLPAQRQKNKFDVEHIRAANPDIIYARGSAYGDKGPERDTGGFDGTAFWTRSGVGHALTPEDLGGALPQGIPAFGDSIGGMNIAGGISAALFHRERTGETSEIDVSLLSTAWWAAGASVTQGMETGRTMRSLMPNATGPSVNPFMANYATSDGGTINLCIVSPTGYIRDTFEHLGLPELADDPRFCDVMPLIENAVDGGALIAEAIRSRPFEYWREHLKTMRGQWAPFQSLVDLGSDAQAIANDMVVEVESGAGGAPFKVVRGPVQFNHEPLQTTRAPQASEHTELVLMELGIDWDRIAELKESGAIA, via the coding sequence ATGTCGGGAGTCCGGGTCCTGGAAGTCGCGCAGTTCACCTTCGTTCCAGCGGCGGGGGCGATCCTGGCGGACTGGGGTGCCGACGTCATCAAGGTAGAGCACCCGGTGCGCGGCGATACGCAGCGCGGTTTCATCAATATGGGTGGGTTCCAACTCGATCCCGACCGACATCCGTTGATCGAGCACCCCAACCGCGGCAAACGCAGCGTCGGGGTCGACGTGTCCACCCCCGGCGGGCAGGAGGTCCTCTACGAGATCGCCAAGACCGCAGACGTCTTCCTCACCAATTACCTTCCCGCACAACGGCAGAAGAACAAGTTCGACGTCGAACACATCCGCGCCGCCAATCCGGACATCATCTACGCTCGCGGCAGCGCCTACGGCGACAAGGGGCCCGAGCGCGATACGGGCGGTTTCGACGGGACCGCATTCTGGACGCGCAGCGGCGTCGGGCATGCGTTGACCCCGGAGGACCTCGGGGGAGCACTACCGCAAGGTATCCCGGCCTTCGGGGACTCGATCGGCGGCATGAACATCGCCGGGGGGATCTCAGCGGCGCTGTTCCACCGCGAGCGCACCGGTGAGACCAGTGAGATCGACGTGTCGCTGCTGTCCACCGCGTGGTGGGCCGCGGGTGCGAGCGTCACCCAGGGCATGGAAACCGGCCGGACCATGCGCTCGTTGATGCCGAATGCCACTGGGCCGTCGGTCAATCCGTTCATGGCCAACTATGCGACGTCCGACGGCGGCACCATCAACCTGTGCATCGTCAGCCCCACCGGCTACATCCGGGACACCTTCGAACATCTCGGTCTGCCTGAGCTGGCGGACGACCCCCGGTTCTGCGATGTCATGCCATTGATCGAGAACGCCGTTGACGGCGGGGCGTTGATCGCCGAGGCGATCCGCAGTAGGCCGTTCGAGTACTGGCGGGAGCACCTCAAGACAATGCGCGGGCAGTGGGCGCCGTTCCAGAGTCTGGTCGACCTGGGCAGTGACGCGCAGGCCATCGCCAATGACATGGTCGTCGAAGTCGAATCCGGCGCTGGGGGTGCGCCGTTCAAAGTGGTACGCGGCCCGGTTCAGTTCAACCACGAACCGCTGCAGACGACGCGGGCACCCCAGGCTTCCGAGCACACGGAACTGGTGTTGATGGAGCTGGGCATCGACTGGGATCGGATCGCCGAACTCAAGGAGTCCGGCGCCATCGCCTGA
- a CDS encoding extracellular solute-binding protein codes for MTDTTAPSRRWRLLAVVLGTIALATACSNPTSGAGSADAAEGTVSLSVLAFTSSAAGWNASVPAFSDTDAGEGVTVKTTYGPSSGVAQAVLDGTPADVVYLADQPNMDRLAQQEKVDPDWASGRYRGQPFGSIASLVVRKGNPLQIRSWADLLHPGVEVLAANPILSGSGKWGLMAGYASASSGGRDPQAGIDYLNKLILEHINVGPTTVQEALELFLAGRGDVLIAPENSALDAERHSPDVEQVVPPQTLRIDNQVAVVSTSAHRDKATSLVEYLYTPQAQRLWAEAGFRPAVPEVAREFATAFPKPQTLWTIDDLGGWDALDPKFYDPENGIITRIFDEATS; via the coding sequence GTGACCGACACAACTGCGCCGTCCCGGCGATGGCGTCTTCTCGCGGTAGTCCTGGGCACGATTGCGCTGGCAACGGCGTGCTCCAATCCGACATCGGGTGCGGGGTCCGCGGACGCTGCCGAAGGCACCGTGTCGCTGTCGGTACTCGCGTTCACCTCGTCGGCGGCCGGCTGGAACGCCAGCGTTCCGGCTTTCAGCGATACCGACGCCGGTGAGGGCGTGACGGTGAAAACCACCTACGGGCCGTCGTCGGGTGTTGCCCAGGCGGTCCTCGACGGAACGCCCGCCGACGTGGTCTACCTCGCCGACCAGCCGAATATGGATCGTTTGGCGCAGCAGGAGAAAGTGGACCCAGACTGGGCCTCCGGCCGCTACCGGGGCCAACCGTTCGGCTCCATCGCCAGCCTGGTGGTCCGCAAAGGCAACCCACTCCAGATCCGGAGCTGGGCTGATCTGCTGCACCCCGGGGTCGAGGTGCTCGCCGCCAACCCGATACTCTCCGGTTCCGGTAAGTGGGGCCTGATGGCCGGCTATGCCAGTGCCAGCAGCGGCGGCCGGGACCCGCAGGCCGGAATCGACTACCTCAACAAGCTGATCCTCGAGCACATCAACGTCGGCCCGACCACGGTGCAGGAGGCCCTTGAGCTCTTCCTTGCCGGCCGCGGGGACGTCCTCATCGCACCGGAGAACAGCGCCCTCGACGCCGAACGGCACTCCCCGGACGTCGAGCAGGTGGTGCCGCCGCAGACGCTGCGGATCGACAACCAGGTCGCCGTCGTCTCCACCAGTGCGCACCGCGACAAAGCGACCAGTTTGGTGGAGTACCTGTACACCCCGCAGGCCCAGCGTCTCTGGGCGGAGGCCGGATTCCGGCCCGCGGTGCCCGAAGTCGCCCGGGAATTCGCCACCGCCTTCCCGAAACCACAGACGCTGTGGACCATCGACGACCTCGGTGGCTGGGACGCACTCGATCCGAAGTTCTACGATCCCGAAAACGGCATCATCACCAGGATCTTCGACGAGGCCACCTCCTGA
- a CDS encoding nuclear transport factor 2 family protein, with translation MDATTTVLEIDSIKQLKARYCRHLDAKDWVAWREVFTDDFRSDTAAAGGAVIVGADEFVAFTRKNIGRPSQPTVHQVHAPEIELTSETTARGVWALHDVVRLAPGLNLNGYGHYHETYQKLDGRWRIETSTLTRLREDIFNPFFSVRISDGMRRAGARAARLVTK, from the coding sequence ATGGATGCCACGACCACCGTGCTGGAGATCGACTCGATCAAGCAGCTCAAGGCCCGTTACTGCCGTCATCTCGACGCCAAGGACTGGGTTGCCTGGCGTGAAGTCTTCACCGACGACTTCCGCAGCGACACCGCCGCCGCCGGTGGCGCGGTGATCGTCGGCGCGGACGAATTCGTCGCTTTCACCCGCAAGAACATCGGCAGGCCCTCGCAGCCCACCGTGCACCAGGTGCACGCACCGGAGATCGAGCTGACCTCGGAAACCACCGCCCGCGGGGTCTGGGCCCTCCACGATGTGGTGCGGCTGGCCCCCGGGCTGAATCTCAACGGCTACGGCCACTACCACGAGACGTACCAGAAACTCGACGGGCGTTGGCGCATCGAGACTTCCACACTGACGCGGCTGCGTGAGGACATCTTCAACCCGTTCTTCTCGGTGCGGATTTCCGACGGGATGCGCCGAGCCGGTGCACGGGCGGCCCGGCTGGTGACCAAGTGA
- a CDS encoding FAD-dependent oxidoreductase, whose product MTKPRVVIAGLGDAGVLAAIRLAKDADVVGISVKPALVSGQELGVRLARPERWARDYWISFDRFRGLDGVRTVHARLTGVDLAARSVAFTCADGTCASEPYDALVIATGVTNGFWRQPTVQSDADIGDDLRAVHDRLAHARSVIVLGGGAAAVSSAANLAAAWPDTSVHLYFPGERALTAHHPRIWNTVCRRLIDRGVELHPGHRAVVPDGFACDRITDGPVHFSTGQSDAHADAVLWATGRVAPNTGWLPPALLDERGFVRVLPDLRVPDQDGVFAVGDVAATDPLRSSARNRGDKLLAHNINAHFAGRPLRAYRPPRRRWGSVLGVQPDGLQVFTASGQAVNFPAWSIDRVLQPWIVRRGIYRGIRAGAASAGRDPGRPIR is encoded by the coding sequence GTGACCAAGCCGCGGGTGGTGATCGCAGGCCTCGGTGATGCCGGCGTGCTCGCCGCCATCCGGCTGGCCAAAGACGCTGACGTGGTCGGCATCTCGGTGAAACCCGCGCTGGTCAGCGGTCAGGAGCTCGGGGTGCGGCTGGCGCGACCGGAGCGATGGGCGCGCGACTACTGGATCTCGTTCGACCGGTTCCGCGGGCTGGATGGGGTGCGGACCGTGCACGCCAGGCTGACCGGCGTCGACCTCGCCGCCCGGTCCGTCGCCTTCACGTGCGCCGACGGCACATGCGCTTCGGAACCCTACGATGCGCTCGTCATCGCGACCGGGGTGACCAACGGATTCTGGCGGCAACCCACCGTGCAGTCCGACGCGGACATCGGCGACGACCTGCGCGCCGTCCACGACCGGCTGGCCCACGCCCGGTCGGTGATCGTCCTCGGCGGCGGCGCCGCGGCGGTCAGCAGCGCCGCCAACCTGGCCGCCGCCTGGCCGGACACGAGTGTCCACCTCTACTTTCCCGGCGAGCGGGCGCTGACAGCGCACCACCCGCGGATCTGGAACACAGTGTGTCGCCGGCTGATCGACCGTGGCGTGGAGCTGCACCCGGGCCACCGCGCGGTAGTGCCGGACGGTTTCGCCTGCGACCGGATCACCGATGGGCCCGTGCATTTCAGCACCGGCCAGTCCGACGCCCACGCCGATGCCGTGCTGTGGGCGACCGGGCGGGTCGCGCCGAACACCGGCTGGCTGCCCCCCGCCCTGCTCGACGAACGCGGATTCGTCCGGGTGCTGCCGGACCTGCGGGTGCCCGATCAGGACGGGGTGTTCGCCGTCGGCGACGTCGCCGCCACGGACCCGCTGCGCAGCTCGGCGCGCAACCGCGGCGACAAACTGTTGGCGCACAACATCAATGCGCATTTCGCCGGCCGCCCGCTGCGGGCGTATCGCCCGCCGCGGCGGCGCTGGGGCTCGGTGCTCGGCGTGCAGCCCGACGGGCTGCAGGTGTTCACGGCCTCGGGTCAGGCCGTCAACTTTCCGGCCTGGTCCATCGACCGGGTGCTGCAGCCCTGGATCGTCCGTCGCGGCATCTACCGGGGAATCCGCGCCGGCGCTGCCTCAGCCGGCCGCGACCCGGGGCGCCCGATCCGCTGA
- the lipE gene encoding lipase LipE, whose translation MTEDGRILVPTDLDSVTTIGDEDHSGIDPAAVERIWQAARHWYAAGMQPAIQVCLRHNGKTVLNRAIGHAWGNGPADPPDAEKIPVTTDTPFCAYSAAKAISTTVVHMLVERGAFSLDDRVCDYLPNYTSHGKDRTTIRHVMTHSAGVPFATGPRPDLKRMDDSAYAREMLGRLKPIYRPGLVHIYHGLTWGPLIREIVSAATGRNIREILATEILDPLGFRWTNYGVAEHDVPAVAPSHVTGKPLPLPIAKAFKIAVGGTPQRIIPFSNTPAFLTSVIPSSSTVSTAFELSRFAEILRRGGELDGVRVLKPETLRAATTEARRLRPDLATGLKPLRWGTGYMLGSTRFGPFGRGAPAAFGHTGLTDIAVWADPQRGLAAAVVSSGKPSGHPEAKRYPALLDSIAIEIPRS comes from the coding sequence ATGACCGAAGACGGCAGGATCCTCGTCCCGACAGACCTGGACTCCGTCACCACCATCGGCGACGAGGACCACAGCGGTATCGACCCCGCGGCAGTGGAGCGCATCTGGCAGGCGGCCCGGCACTGGTACGCGGCGGGGATGCAGCCCGCCATCCAGGTGTGCCTGCGACACAACGGCAAAACGGTGCTCAACCGGGCCATCGGCCACGCCTGGGGTAACGGGCCCGCGGACCCGCCCGACGCCGAGAAGATCCCCGTCACCACCGACACCCCGTTCTGCGCCTACTCCGCGGCCAAGGCGATCAGCACCACCGTCGTGCACATGCTCGTCGAACGCGGCGCATTCTCCCTCGACGACCGGGTCTGCGATTACCTGCCGAACTACACCAGCCACGGCAAGGACCGCACCACCATCCGCCATGTCATGACCCACAGCGCCGGGGTGCCCTTCGCCACCGGGCCCCGTCCGGACCTGAAGCGGATGGACGACAGCGCATACGCCCGCGAGATGCTGGGCCGGCTCAAGCCCATCTACCGGCCGGGCCTGGTGCACATCTACCACGGCCTGACGTGGGGACCCCTGATCCGCGAGATCGTCTCGGCGGCAACGGGACGCAACATCCGCGAGATCCTGGCCACCGAGATCCTCGACCCTCTCGGGTTCCGCTGGACCAATTACGGTGTGGCAGAACACGATGTGCCTGCGGTGGCACCCAGTCACGTCACCGGGAAACCGCTGCCCCTGCCCATCGCCAAAGCGTTCAAGATCGCCGTCGGCGGCACACCGCAACGCATCATCCCGTTCTCCAACACCCCGGCTTTCCTGACCAGCGTCATACCTTCCTCCAGCACCGTGTCGACCGCCTTCGAACTATCCCGGTTCGCCGAAATACTGCGCCGCGGTGGCGAACTCGACGGGGTACGGGTGCTGAAGCCCGAGACGCTGCGCGCCGCCACCACTGAAGCCCGCCGCCTGCGCCCGGATCTGGCGACGGGCCTCAAACCGCTGCGCTGGGGCACCGGCTACATGCTGGGCTCCACCCGATTCGGACCGTTCGGACGCGGTGCACCGGCAGCTTTCGGTCACACCGGGCTCACCGATATCGCCGTCTGGGCCGACCCGCAGCGCGGCCTCGCCGCCGCAGTGGTCAGCAGCGGTAAACCCAGCGGGCATCCGGAGGCCAAGCGGTACCCCGCACTGCTGGACAGCATCGCCATCGAGATCCCGCGCTCCTGA
- a CDS encoding HAD family hydrolase → MSSIIDDVTAGPAGAHIGAFFDVDGTLVDGFTAVAHAGHRIRRRQARIGEVLGVIEAATRYRLGRMEFERLIVRAAGYLKGDSLAELEVLGSELFARRIQSRMFPQMREVVAAHQRRGHTVAISTSALTIHVDSVAKSLGIEHVLSNHFEVDEHGRLTGQIRKPIIWGARKAEAVARFSERQGVDLAHSYFYADGEEDLPAMRLVGNPRPVNPRRALAVIAAEAGWPVLRVSTRLPPGRPDDAPGAAPAS, encoded by the coding sequence ATGAGCAGCATCATCGACGATGTCACCGCGGGACCCGCGGGTGCCCACATCGGCGCGTTCTTCGATGTGGACGGCACGCTGGTCGACGGGTTCACCGCCGTGGCGCACGCCGGGCATCGAATTCGCCGGCGTCAGGCCAGGATCGGTGAGGTGCTCGGGGTGATCGAGGCCGCAACCCGGTACCGGCTCGGGCGCATGGAGTTCGAACGGCTGATCGTGCGTGCCGCAGGCTATCTGAAAGGCGATTCGCTGGCCGAACTCGAGGTGCTGGGTTCTGAGCTGTTCGCCCGCCGGATCCAGTCCAGGATGTTCCCGCAGATGCGCGAAGTGGTGGCCGCCCATCAACGCCGGGGCCACACCGTGGCGATCAGTACCTCCGCGCTGACCATTCACGTCGACTCCGTGGCCAAGTCGCTGGGCATCGAGCACGTGCTGTCCAACCACTTCGAGGTCGACGAGCACGGCAGGCTGACCGGCCAGATCCGCAAGCCCATCATCTGGGGCGCGCGCAAGGCCGAGGCCGTGGCCCGATTCAGCGAACGCCAGGGCGTGGATCTGGCCCACAGCTACTTCTACGCCGACGGCGAAGAAGACCTCCCCGCCATGCGGCTGGTCGGCAATCCGCGGCCGGTCAACCCACGGCGTGCGCTGGCAGTCATCGCCGCCGAAGCCGGTTGGCCGGTCCTGCGGGTGTCCACCCGGCTGCCGCCAGGCCGACCCGACGATGCGCCCGGAGCTGCACCCGCTTCCTAG